From a region of the Microcoleus sp. bin38.metabat.b11b12b14.051 genome:
- the rimP gene encoding ribosome maturation factor RimP — MTHPLIPQIIDLATPVAETLGLEVVGAVFHTNQNPPVLRVDIRNLQQDTGLADCERMSTALEAELDASEIIPDAYVLEISSPGISRLLSSDREFITFKGFPVTVKATEPDSRIKEWKGLLVGRDETTVYLNQKGRSIKISRPLIVKVELDEGKE; from the coding sequence ATGACTCACCCCCTAATCCCACAAATCATTGACTTAGCTACCCCCGTTGCGGAAACACTGGGATTGGAAGTAGTGGGAGCAGTGTTTCACACCAACCAAAATCCTCCCGTCTTGCGGGTAGACATCCGCAACCTCCAGCAAGACACCGGTTTAGCTGACTGCGAGCGGATGAGCACAGCCCTGGAAGCCGAGTTAGACGCATCCGAAATCATCCCCGACGCCTACGTGCTAGAGATTTCCAGTCCCGGAATATCCCGATTGCTTAGCAGCGATCGAGAATTCATTACTTTTAAAGGTTTCCCCGTCACAGTCAAAGCCACCGAACCCGACTCGCGAATCAAAGAGTGGAAAGGACTACTTGTGGGCAGGGATGAAACAACGGTTTATCTCAATCAAAAAGGGCGATCGATTAAAATTTCCCGCCCTCTGATTGTCAAAGTTGAACTAGACGAAGGTAAGGAGTAG
- a CDS encoding GUN4 domain-containing protein, with product MTYCLNLDCPREKRQNPPGTKYCLNCGSKLLLKDLYAATEPLRDGGFGRTFRAVNHGKFEELCVIKQLSPPQEFQRKPGHFKKYVRLFEQEARRLYELKHPQIPQLISYFEEDGRLYLVQEFIDGNNLKDELEKYGAYSELKTRELLLDLLPLLNFVHERNVIHRDIKPENVIRRNRDRKLVLIDFGVSKQVVAEAPTKTGTKLGTPGYAALEQRHGRAVPASDLYSLGVTCIRLLTSVMPYLDIYGDIHDDLYDPLEGRWLWREALPKGTKIGQDLAQILDKLIQEYVKDRYKSAVEVLDVLQPAVVLLPAVEKSQQATVLSASVPTQPVTENSQFSVNLESEKGIDYSHLERLLAAKNWRGADEETSVKMLEVMQQISRGYLSEEDIRKFPAKDLQTIDQLWVRHSHRRFGFSVQKGLWLKSGGKAGVYDATVWEKFGDRVGWRINNQWVYYTELNFTSKALPGHLPGGTVFGWEGGVLCGVLGLGGVWFLLSRRDL from the coding sequence ATGACATACTGCCTTAATCTCGATTGCCCAAGAGAAAAGCGTCAGAACCCACCAGGCACAAAGTATTGTCTTAATTGTGGTTCAAAGCTACTACTAAAAGACCTGTATGCAGCAACTGAGCCGCTGCGCGATGGTGGATTTGGCAGGACTTTTAGAGCGGTCAATCATGGAAAATTTGAGGAACTGTGCGTTATAAAACAGTTGTCGCCGCCCCAGGAGTTTCAGCGCAAGCCCGGTCATTTCAAAAAGTATGTCAGACTGTTTGAACAAGAGGCAAGGCGGCTTTACGAACTGAAACACCCGCAAATTCCTCAGCTAATTTCTTATTTTGAGGAAGATGGACGCTTGTATTTAGTGCAAGAGTTTATTGATGGCAATAATTTAAAGGATGAGTTAGAAAAGTACGGTGCTTATAGCGAATTAAAAACCAGGGAACTGCTGTTAGATTTGTTGCCTTTGCTGAATTTTGTTCACGAGCGGAATGTAATTCACCGCGATATTAAGCCTGAGAACGTGATCCGCCGCAATCGCGATCGCAAGTTGGTACTGATAGATTTTGGGGTTTCCAAACAGGTAGTAGCTGAGGCTCCCACCAAAACGGGGACTAAGTTGGGAACTCCCGGTTATGCGGCGCTAGAACAGCGCCACGGTAGGGCTGTTCCTGCTAGCGACCTTTACAGTTTGGGGGTGACTTGCATTCGCTTGCTGACTTCTGTGATGCCTTATCTCGATATCTACGGGGACATTCACGATGACCTTTACGACCCGCTCGAAGGTCGCTGGCTGTGGAGGGAGGCTTTGCCGAAAGGAACCAAGATCGGGCAGGATTTAGCTCAGATTTTGGATAAGTTGATTCAGGAATATGTCAAAGACCGCTACAAGTCGGCGGTGGAAGTTTTGGATGTTTTACAACCTGCTGTTGTCCTGCTACCAGCGGTAGAAAAGTCGCAGCAAGCAACTGTTCTGAGTGCTTCTGTACCGACTCAACCAGTGACCGAAAATTCACAATTTTCGGTGAATTTAGAGTCGGAAAAAGGGATTGATTATTCTCATTTGGAAAGGCTGCTGGCTGCTAAAAATTGGCGGGGTGCTGATGAGGAAACTTCTGTAAAAATGCTGGAGGTGATGCAGCAAATTTCGCGGGGTTATCTGAGCGAGGAAGATATTAGGAAGTTTCCCGCTAAAGATTTGCAGACTATTGACCAACTTTGGGTGCGTCACAGTCACCGCAGGTTCGGTTTTTCGGTGCAGAAGGGTTTGTGGCTCAAGTCGGGGGGAAAGGCTGGTGTTTATGATGCTACAGTTTGGGAGAAGTTTGGCGATCGAGTGGGCTGGCGGATTAACAATCAGTGGGTATACTATACTGAACTGAATTTTACTTCTAAGGCTTTGCCGGGACATTTGCCGGGGGGGACTGTTTTTGGGTGGGAAGGCGGAGTTTTGTGCGGTGTTTTGGGTTTGGGCGGCGTGTGGTTTCTGCTCTCGCGGCGAGATTTGTAG
- a CDS encoding P-loop NTPase family protein, with protein sequence MVAQLQTPKLNLTHSLPYTVQGLVQVFTGPHRCFFTSVMAGALRIAGQGSPVLAVQFLKGGINQGHQHPVRLGQNLDWVRCDLPRCIDKADLDEIETRSIAQLWEYVQNAAISGRYALIILDELSLAVNLGLISEAEVLALIDSKPQDLDLILTGPSMPPAILDVADQVTEIRRS encoded by the coding sequence ATGGTTGCTCAGTTACAAACCCCTAAACTCAATTTAACCCACAGCTTGCCCTACACAGTTCAAGGGCTGGTGCAAGTTTTTACAGGCCCGCACCGCTGCTTTTTTACCAGTGTCATGGCTGGGGCCCTGAGAATTGCAGGACAGGGATCTCCGGTGTTGGCGGTGCAGTTCCTCAAAGGGGGCATCAATCAAGGGCATCAGCATCCGGTGCGCCTCGGGCAAAATTTAGATTGGGTGCGGTGCGATTTGCCTCGCTGCATTGACAAAGCCGATTTAGATGAGATAGAAACGCGATCGATCGCCCAATTGTGGGAGTACGTTCAAAATGCCGCAATCTCCGGCCGTTACGCTTTAATTATTCTCGACGAGTTGAGTTTGGCGGTGAATTTAGGCTTAATTTCCGAAGCAGAAGTGCTGGCATTGATTGACAGCAAGCCACAGGATTTGGATCTGATTTTGACTGGGCCTTCTATGCCGCCAGCAATTTTGGATGTGGCCGACCAAGTTACAGAAATTCGCCGCAGTTAA
- a CDS encoding nucleoside monophosphate kinase gives MRLVILGGPGAGKGTQAEQLCNNLSIPLLALGDILRAQIAGETDLGKLAVPYVEKGELVPDDILIRFIGRRLLLWDVFNGWVLEGYPRTAFQAEELDFLLEDLAQEIDWAIWLKVPTEVLLSRSIDRARSDDEPEILQRRLDLFEERTIPILEYYEYRHKLLTINGDQSPEQVQQDILAIIEANSH, from the coding sequence GTGAGATTGGTAATTCTGGGAGGGCCAGGAGCGGGAAAGGGAACGCAGGCAGAACAACTGTGCAACAATTTGAGCATTCCTTTGCTGGCGCTAGGAGATATTCTCCGCGCCCAAATCGCTGGTGAAACAGACTTGGGCAAGTTGGCGGTGCCTTATGTGGAAAAAGGCGAGCTAGTTCCCGATGACATTTTGATTCGATTTATCGGCCGTCGGCTGCTGCTGTGGGATGTCTTTAATGGCTGGGTGTTGGAGGGATATCCGCGAACGGCTTTTCAAGCTGAGGAATTGGATTTTTTATTAGAGGATTTGGCGCAGGAGATAGATTGGGCGATTTGGTTGAAAGTGCCTACTGAGGTGTTGCTGAGTCGATCGATCGATCGCGCCCGATCGGACGATGAGCCAGAAATTTTGCAGCGGCGTCTCGATTTGTTTGAGGAACGTACTATTCCTATTTTAGAGTATTACGAATACCGCCACAAATTGTTAACTATCAACGGCGACCAATCCCCAGAACAAGTCCAGCAGGATATTCTTGCTATTATCGAAGCTAATAGTCATTAG